In Camelus ferus isolate YT-003-E chromosome 5, BCGSAC_Cfer_1.0, whole genome shotgun sequence, one genomic interval encodes:
- the LOC102507085 gene encoding glycerol kinase, which yields MAATKKALLGPLVGAVDQGTSSTRFLVFNSKTAELLSHHQVEIKQQFPKEGWVEQDPKEILHSVYECVEKTCEKLGRLNIDISNIKAIGVSNQRETTVVWDKLTGEPLYNAVVWLDLRTQSTVENLSKSIPVNNNFVKSKTGLPLSTYFSAVKLRWLLDNVKKIQKAVEEDRALFGTIDSWLIWSLTGGATGGVHCTDVTNASRTMLFNIHSLEWDKQLCEFFKVPMKILPNVRSSSEIYGLMKAGTLEGVPISGCLGDQSAALVGQMCFQDGQAKNTYGTGCFLLCNTGHKCVFSEHGLLTTVAYKLGRDKPVYYALEGSVAIAGAVIRWLRDNLGIIKTSEEIEKLAKEAGTSYDCYFVPAFSGLYAPYWDPSARGIICGLTQFTNKCHIAFAALEAVCFQTREILDAMNRDCGIPLSHLQVDGGMTNNKILMQLQADILYIPVVKPSMPETTALGAAMAAGAAEGVGVWSLEPEDLSAVTMERFEPQINAKESEIRYSTWKKAVMKSMGWVTTQSPESGDPSIFSSLPLGFFIVSSMVMLIGARYLSGVP from the coding sequence ATGGCAGCCACGAAGAAAGCACTTTTGGGGCCGCTAGTGGGAGCAGTGGACCAGGGCACCAGCTCGACACGCTTTTTGGTTTTCAATTCAAAGACTGCCGAACTACTCAGTCATCATCAAGTGGAAATAAAACAGCAATTTCCAAAAGAAGGATGGGTGGAACAAGACCCTAAGGAAATCCTGCATTCTGTCTATGAGTGTGTAGAGAAAACGTGTGAGAAATTGGGACGGCTCAACATTGATATTTCCAACATAAAAGCTATTGGCGTCAGTAACCAAAGGGAAACCACTGTGGTCTGGGACAAGTTAACTGGAGAGCCTCTCTACAATGCTGTGGTGTGGCTTGATCTAAGAACCCAGTCTACCGTTGAGAATCTTAGTAAAAGCATTCCAGTAAATAACAACTTTGTCAAGTCCAAGACAGGCCTTCCACTTAGCACTTACTTCAGTGCAGTGAAACTTCGTTGGCTCCTTGACAAcgtgaaaaaaattcaaaaggcagTTGAAGAAGATAGAGCTCTTTTTGGGACCATTGATTCATGGCTTATTTGGAGCTTGACAGGAGGAGCCACAGGAGGTGTCCATTGTACAGATGTAACAAATGCAAGTAGGACGATGCTTTTCAACATTCATTCTTTGGAATGGGATAAACAgctctgtgaattttttaaagttccaatgAAAATTCTTCCCAATGTCCGGAGTTCTTCTGAGATCTATGGTCTAATGAAAGCGGGGACCTTGGAAGGTGTGCCAATATCTGGGTGTTTGGGGGATCAATCTGCTGCGCTGGTGGGACAGATGTGCTTCCAGGACGGACAAGCCAAAAACACGTATGgaacaggctgtttcctactaTGTAATACAGGCcacaaatgtgtattttctgaaCATGGCCTTCTGACCACAGTGGCTTACAAGCTCGGCAGAGACAAACCAGTATATTATGCATTAGAAGGTTCAGTAGCTATAGCTGGTGCTGTTATTCGCTGGCTAAGAGACAATCTTGGAATTATAAAGACCTCAGAGGAAATTGAAAAACTTGCTAAAGAAGCAGGCACTTCCTACGACTGCTATTTTGTCCCAGCATTTTCAGGGCTGTATGCACCTTATTGGGACCCCAGTGCAAGAGGGATCATCTGTGGGCTCACTCAATTCACCAATAAATGCCatattgcttttgctgcattagAAGCTGTTTGTTTCCAAACCCGAGAGATTTTGGACGCTATGAACCGTGACTGTGGAATTCCACTCAGCCATTTGCAGGTAGACGGAGGAATGACCAACAACAAAATTCTTATGCAGCTACAAGCAGACATTCTGTACATCCCAGTAGTGAAGCCCTCGATGCCCGAAACAACTGCCTTGGGAGCTGCCATGGCAGCAGGGGCTGCAGAAGGGGTTGGCGTTTGGAGCCTGGAACCTGAGGATTTGTCAGCTGTCACGATGGAGCGGTTTGAACCTCAGATCAACGCTAAGGAAAGTGAAATTCGTTATTCGACGTGGAAAAAAGCTGTGATGAAGTCAATGGGTTGGGTTACAACACAGTCTCCAGAAAGTGGTGATCCTAGTATCTTCAGTAGTCTACCCTTGGGTTTTTTTATAGTGAGTAGCATGGTAATGTTAATCGGAGCAAGGTACCTCTCAGGAGTGCCATAA